One Pelodiscus sinensis isolate JC-2024 unplaced genomic scaffold, ASM4963464v1 ctg88, whole genome shotgun sequence DNA segment encodes these proteins:
- the GTF2F1 gene encoding general transcription factor IIF subunit 1 isoform X1, with product MTSLSTSSQSVTEYVVRVPKNTPKKYNIMAFNAADKVNFTTWHQAKMERDLSNKKIYQEEEMPESGAGSEFNRKLREEARRKKYGIVLREFKPEDQPWLLKVNGKAGRKFKGVKKGGVTENASYYIFTQCPDGAFEAFPVSNWYNFTPVAKHRTLTAEEAEEEWERRNKVLNHFSIMQQRRLKDQGDEEEEKEKTTKKKSSELKIHDLEDDLEMSSDESELSDADGEKAAKPKKKAPLSKKKKKKKGSDDEAFEDSDDGDFEGQEVDYMSDGSSSSQEEAAVGKPKETKEEDGPKGIDEASESSEESEEEKPAEEKEEEEEEKKAPTPQEKKKKKDSSEESETSEESDIDSEASSALFMAARARKAGDLTLKPQRETRLLQPASAPGPGTSPGQRPPSAAAAPLPRQATKRKSTAPSRSNAAKRAPRLPPAEPRKRKQPPAKPGARLSTYDTPGASGIAASPQGPKRARLDETAPSDERGKREPKASAPTSPPALGTSTPPAGHAAERTTPPEPTRPSTPPATHPPSSAPKTPQASGFPNDPSVSETPESARLGARSTAARAKPARSPSPPRAASCFSSQDEVDADSGPPCSRPLPQGAAQAESSALRRYPEPRGDPPPWYGHPCMAPPWLCWDPRAIYGQQFPRLRNSQREQPCPPSFPAPQPPHEEEEERLKQEAAPAPGGPAAKMVAPPPPPADEFQQRQGLFRRIAESLKLPVEGPSRSRRSVVDILLPFARTKTGLPVHEALLEPAKALWQTPATVAPTCKRADKYYLAASKDTGFLSSSPTPNSMVVFAVDERERLRLTSPSDRDWKRLDLLGRRAYSAAALQFRIANYEALLSRYDHTNYSKLNDFVQYIPEESRKQFQALVSEGQLLARTALQASLDAADTAARSVATAVVVRRVAWLRPSGLPKYIQAKVEDFPFEGSNLFSDQTDDYFHYLRDGRATLRALGIGAPPRRRRQSRYRARPRSRASSSPPPEQHSDSDATEASQM from the exons ATGACCTCGCTG AGCACGAGCAGCCAGTCGGTCACGGAGTATGTGGTGCGAGTACCCAA AAACACACCCAAGAAGTACAACATCATGGCCTTCAACGCTGCCGACAAGGTCAACTTCACCACCTGGCACCAG GCGAAAATGGAGCGAGACCTCAGCAACAAGAAGATCTACCAAGAGGAGGAGATGCCGgagtcgggggcgggcagcgagTTTAACCGCAAGCTGCGCGAGGAGGCTCGCCGCAAGAAATACGGCATCGTCCTGCGGGAGTTCAAGCCTGAggaccagccctggctcctcAAAGTCAACGGCAAAGCCGGGCGCAA GTTCAAAGGGGTGAAGAAGGGGGGCGTGACCGAGAACGCCTCCTACTACATCTTCACCCAGTGCCCCGACGGCGCCTTCGAGGCCTTCCCGGTCAGCAACTGGTACAACTTCACCCCCGTGGCCAAGCACCGCACCCTGACGGccgaggaggcagaggaggagtggGAGCG GCGGAACAAGGTGCTGAACCACTTCAGCATCATGCAGCAGCGGAGGCTGAAGGACCAGGGcgacgaggaggaggagaaggagaagacgACCAAGAAGAAGAGCAGCGAGCTGAAGATTCACGACCTGGAGGACGACCTGGAGATGAGCTCGGACGAGAGCGAGCTGAGCGACGCTGACG GGGAGAAAGCGGCCAAACCCAAGAAGAAAGCGCCGCTgagcaagaagaagaagaagaagaagggctCGGACGACGAGGCCTTCGAGGACAGCGACGACGGGGACTTCGAGGGGCAGGAAGTGGATTACATGTCGGACGGGTCCAG CAGTTCGCAGGAGGAGGCGGCAGTGGGGAAGCCCAAGGAGACGAAGGAAGAGGACGGCCCCAAAG GGATCGACGAGGCGAGCGAGAGCAGCGAGGAGAGCGAGGAGGAGAAGCCCgccgaggagaaggaggaggaggaagaggagaagaaggCCCCCACCCcgcaggagaagaagaagaaaaagg ACAGCAGCGAGGAGTCGGAGACGTCCGAGGAGAGCGACATCGACAGCGAAGCGTCCTCGGCCCTCTTCATGGCG GCCCGCGCTAGGAAAGCCGGCGACCTGACGCTAAAACCCCAAAGGGAGACACgcttgctgcagccagcctcagccCCTGGTCCCGGGACCAGCCCTGGACAACGGCCGCCATCTGCAGcagccgctcccctcccccggcaggcTACGAAGAGGAAATCGACGGCTCCCTCGCGCAGCAACGCTGCAAAGCGCGCCCCCCGCTTGCCCCCCGCGGAGCCGCGGAAAAGAAAGCAGCCTCCCGCGAAGCCCGGCGCAAGACTGAGCACCTACGACACCCCCGGGGCCTCCGGCATCGCAGCCTCCCCCCAGGGTCCCAAGAGAGCCAGGCTGGACGAGACGGCACCGTCCGACGAGAGAGGCAAGAGGGAGCCCAAAGCGAGCGCCCCAACCAGCCCCCCCGCACTGGGCACTTCAACACCTCCTGCTGGGCATGCGGCAGAACGCACCACCCCCCCGGAGCCGACAAGACCGTCCACCCCGCCAGCGACACACCCGCCTTCCTCGGCACCGAAGACgccacaggcgtccggattcCCAAACGACCCATCGGTCTCTGAGACGCCTGAGTCTGCCCGGCTCGGCGCTAGGAGCACTGCGGCGCGCGCCAAACCTGCCCGTTCGCCGTCCCCACCCAGGGCCGCCTCCTGTTTCTCCAGCCAAGATGAGGTGGATGCTGATTCGGGGCCTCCTTGCAGCCGCCCTTTGCCTCAGGGTGCGGCACAAGCTGAGTCGTCTGCCCTCCGGAGGTACCCGGAGCCCAGAGGTGACCCGCCACCCTGGTACGGACAcccctgcatggccccaccctggctctgctgggatcCACGGGCCATCTATGGGCAACAGTTTCCCAGGCTACGCAATAGCCAGAGGGAGCAACCGTGCCCTCCCTCGTTCCCGGCACCTCAGCCTCCCcacgaggaggaagaggaaaggctCAAGCAGGAAGCTGCCCCTGCACCCGGTGGTCCCGCAGCCAAAATGGTCGCGCCTCCCCCACCGCCGGCTGACGAGTTCCAGCAGCGCCAGGGGCTGTTCAGGCGGATAGCCGAGTCACTCAAGCTCCCGGTGGAGGGGCCCAGCCGGTCGCGGCGCTCAGTCGTGGACATACTGCTGCCTTTCGCGCGCACCAAGACGGGGCTGCCCGTCCACGAGGCCCTCTTGGAGCCAGCGAAAGCACTCTGGCAAACGCCGGCCACCGTCGCCCCCACCTGCAAGAGGGCTGACAAGTATTATCTGGCCGCCTCCAAGGACACGGGCTTTTTATCTTCTTCGCCCACCCCGAATTCCATGGTGGTCTTTGCGGTGGACGAGAGGGAGAGGCTGCGTCTGACCAGCCCGTCCGACAGAGACTGGAAGAGACTGGATTTGCTTGGCCGCAGAGCATACTCCGCAGCAGCGCTCCAGTTTCGAATCGCCAATTACGAGGCGCTCCTGTCCCGGTACGATCACACCAATTACTCGAAACTGAACGACTTTGTTCAGTACATCCCGGAGGAGAGCAGGAAACAGTTCCAGGCCCTCGTGTCGGAGGGCCAGCTGCTGGCCCGGACGGCGCTGCAAGCGTCCCTTGATGCGGCAGACACAGCTGCCCGCTCCGTAGCGACAGCGGTGGTCGTACGGCGTGTGGCGTGGCTGCGTCCATCGGGACTCCCCAAGTACATACAAGCCAAGGTGGAGGATTTTCCCTTCGAAGGCTCCAACTTGTTCTCCGACCAGACTGACGACTATTTCCACTACCTCCGGGATGGGAGAGCAACACTGAGAGCACTGGGCATCGGCGCGCCACCGCGCAGGAGACGGCAGAGCAGGTACCGGGCTAGGCCAAGATCTCGCGCCTcttcgtcccccccccccgagcaacaCTCTGACTCGGACGCGACAGAGGCCTCCCAGATGTAA
- the LOC102447890 gene encoding adenylate kinase isoenzyme 1, with product MGLCQARLPKTAKPLKPELQEKLKSQVIVFVIGGPGSGKGVQCERLAAKYDFQHLGMGNLLREEAGRPTGQGRQIKDIMMKGALVPLGFVLDLLNANLLKSEEAKGFLIDGFPRELNQAKEFENVVGRPPNIVIVLDCSTETMIQRLLLRGQTGTRADDNEATVRQRLETHYSLCEPVVAYYQQKNLLRNILGEEPEDAIFTKCCSVIDSLL from the exons ATGGGACTCTGCCAGGCCCGGCTTCCTAAAACTGCTAAGCCTCTGAAACCTGAACTGCAGG AGAAGCTGAAGTCGCAAGTCATTGTCTTTGTGATCGGCGGCCCCGGCTCCGGCAAGGGGGTGCAGTGCGAGAGGCTGGCCGCCAAGTACGACTTCCAGCACCTGGGCATGGGGAACCTGCTGCGAGAGGAAGCCGGCCGGCCCACGGGCCAGGGGCGGCAGATCAAGGACATCATGATGAAAGGGGCACTCGTGCCTTTG GGTTTCGTCCTCGACCTGTTGAACGCCAACTTGCTGAAGAGCGAGGAGGCCAAGGGCTTCCTGATCGACGGCTTCCCCCGGGAGCTGAACCAGGCCAAGGAGTTTGAGAACGTG GTGGGGCGTCCTCCCAACATCGTGATTGTCCTGGACTGCTCCACGGAGACCATGATCCAGCGACTGCTGCTGCGGGGCCAGACGGGCACCCGGGCGGACGACAACGAGGCCACCGTCCGCCAGCGGCTGGAGACGCACTACTCCCTGTGCGAGCCCGTCGTCGCCTACTACCAGCAGAAGAACTTGCTCAGAAAC ATTCTTGGCGAGGAGCCGGAAGACGCCATCTTCACAAAGTGCTGCTCCGTCATCGACAGCCTCCTGTAG